TGGGGTGTGATCGAAGGACGAAGCAGCTggtcgaagaggggaagaggagtgccgcatcggtgatggagagtGACGACACGGAaagcgcaatgaaccggcagcgttgaattccaacggagatggggaacgtcgtGGATAAAAATTGTAGTACGAACGCCGACGTTTTGGTACAGGGCAAGAAAACTCATCCGTTTCAAAACCGTCATAGCCATGTCTTTGATCTTGcagacggcgtcggcaaaactttgaaatgtggccacggatgccgcaatAGTAGCAAACACGTCTAGGTTGGCTCCATGCGTTGTAAGTGTGAAAAGATGGTGGTGGCGCAGAGATAGGATTCAGGGACCCTTGCACTGCAGGTGACTACTGTGGTGCTGTGGTGGCTGCAGCAAGAGTGACACTAGAGAGGCAACCTGAGgcaacgaaatgcatgggcgttccactttgtgcctcaatgcataaaacagcgttttcctcaaaaagttaactggaacgcccatacatttcgtcggactcgttaaaatgaatatctcgaaactggttcagtcctgagaattcgttccaagcggatacgccttgcgaactcagcggctataattcgtacattgaaagatgtgccgtaaaatcattcaataaaaagttaactagcgtaattatgctaattactcaattaggcgtttgatttctgtggaagtaatggccgcctcatcgagtagtttagatcaaggattataattgtgctatctgccacaggcaatttttaaaatttggtgcagctgaaatgaaacaccctgtatatatatatatatatatatatatatatataacggcgAAAGCGAACTAGTCATGCTCATTTGATAATGAATTAGTTGGGTCTCCTTTGGTCATAGCGTTGACCTAGCGCCTTTGTTCTTTGAGTGCATTCTGCCTAGAAAACTGCAGACATGGAATGATACCGCAGGCGATTCGTTTTCTTTAGTTCAGAAATTTCTGTAATATGTATTAAACATGTTTATACTCTCCTATTTTAATGTCGTCTGGTGGAGCAGGATATGTATTAGGCATGGTAAAATTCAGAGGTGGAATTGGTCTACATTTTCATTGACTGCTGCAGTGTACGCATTCGTGTATTCAGGCAATAATAGAAGTCGGATTTTATTGCCTTTTAGATCGATGCATATACTAGTCTAATTTACTAGTATGCTGTGTTAAAAAAGGCATTATTTGTGCTGTTTGTGTTTGAAATTTTTATTCTAcgggaaagagaaaataaaagtggTTCTAGAGTAGTGGTTCTGGAGTAGAGATAAATGGTCGTATCACTGTGATACATAGTCGCTGGCTGGAAGCGAATTATTGTGGGCATGTTGCTACTTTATTGCATAAGCAATTATAGGAAGACTCTGGGAAAATTGGCGCTGTCACCGATGTTCTGTGTGCGAAAGTGCTGAAATTGTTTTTAATTCCCTTTTTAATTGTTTTTAATTTTTAAGTCCTGCCACGCCCCATGTGGAGTATTCTGAGGATGCGAGGGAAAGCGTGAGAGGGTTGAGGAGAGAATGGTAGTCACTTAATGCGAGCCGTCTTATCAAGCGCCCACTGTCGAAATCTCGTCTGTGATCCATGACGCGCTGGGCGAGGTGTGGGGGGGAGGTGAGCAGCCGTGCCGTAATAATGAGCGCGCGCTTGGGAAAGAGGGTTGCATTGGTGGGCAGGAGAGTGCGCGCACACACGCCTTGCCCTGCCATGGCTGCGCATGGCGTCCATGCAGCTGGCTGCACAGGACGCTTGAGCGCCATGTTGGAAATTACCGCCGCCTTGCGCAAAAAATGGACCTGCAGTTGGCTTCGGTTAGttgcttcatgtgcgctgtgttagCGTACACAACGGGTGAGGTCTATTGATAAAGTGTctatgtttatttttatttttacggggaagctgttaagggctcattaTTCGATGGTCGCATCcaaacaatagaaaaaaaactctcattggccgtatgctgtatgtgcgagtgagagcgtgcgagggcgagggacgtgcgctttcacggggagcaaacgcgacttcccagtggaaggggagcggtgggcgaggagggcatcaagGCGCCCTaaactgtgcgtgtgcgtgcctcGTGCCGACGATGCGGTGACCCAAACTTGCTGTGCGTGCCCGTGCGCGATGCCACCGAGACTCTCctccactgcggcgcatgcgcgaagCCCTGCCAACctgcctctgccgccgactctctctgagctctcgcctgcctctcccctaacagtgtcgacaacggcggtgagccgttccgtcacgtagccagcgttttgacagcggttgtgtgcggtcacacaaacaacgcgcacaactgttgtcgacggcagcggcgttttgcccgcgttcccaaCGAACGCGCGTGGAggtggtgacgtgtttatgaagaacgtgccaacatttggccgtacaccctatggcggtgtaccgtagcgaccatacggccatggttcctgtggtcactaaataaatgaaaaccaccggatcatatatatttctcattctttaatagttcaaataaccaattacaccatcacatcttaatagtcataattggaaatacataattcccaccatagtacagcttcgctgccaTCTTCACCCCAGTGGAAGAGCTGACAGTTTTCCAAAAAAACTGATGCAACAGTCGCTTCCCATTATGTCTTTCAAATTACTGGGGGGACCGTAAGGCATTTGACACAGTGTCTGCTTTCGACTCACTCGTCTGACAGCGATACCTATTCTTCAGGCTAAAAACTAAAGGTATGAAGTTTTACGTACTAAAAACACGATAAACGCTGGAAAGTTGCAAGGCATTTTGAGCTCCTCACGCATGAGCTTCTTCCAACACAGATGGAAGTGAATCATGTTCCTTAATAAAGGAACAATTGTCTTGTTAGATTCCTTGTCACTTCATCTTCACTGAAAGAAATACCATTGTGATGTTACAGAAATATGTTTTTAAAGCTACAATTTCACTCGACTGAGCGATGGACGATGATGCAACAGGCGTGGTTTGGGCGCATCTTTCCGGCGAAATGTTGTCGTTTGGGAGAAATTGTGCGCCGAAAAGTTAGAATTCACCCATATCTCCTGAAGGTTGCTCGTAGTTACGAATGATGTTGATACGTCGTCTCTTCGTGCCCTCAACCATCAATCATGCAAATAATGTAAACCGTTCTAAACGACCAAAAAGCGGAGCTAAACATGGTGGGGCAGCGCGGAGGAGAAGGTTCAAATGCTTTATATGCTTTAAAATAACGTCACTTGTTCAGCATTCCCGAAACACAAACAGGTGCCATTTTGTGTGTATAAAATCTGGTGGAGATAGGATTTATACGAGAAGTACGGAGGGTGCATATAACTCGAAGGGAAGTTTGCTTTGTCATTTGCTAATAGCCACATGACTGTAGTCAGCGTAGCGCTTGTAAAAGGTCGGATGAAACAAATGTCTCATTTTTCCCGACGATGAGGTAAATGTTGGTGAATATGGCTGACATTCGTCTGTAACTGCTGCTGTGGTAAAGGCAACGTTTGGTGTGGCTTGAACACCAGCGTCTCAATTTGAATACTGTCAGTTCATTTATATTGCCACTGACTTGGACGTATACTGGTAAATGActgctgtatttatttattttatattttgttctAGCATTTATCATGTTCAAAGTATATGTTCTCCGTAAAGCGGATAGCCCAACTGGCGATTCATTTATCAAAGTTAAAAGAACAAAACTTTCAGCAATACGGTGCGTGTTTGATCAATTTATTGGGGTCAAGCTTCCTTAGCCTACCTCTCCCCTCCTCTTCACGGCTGCGACCTGCTGGCTGTTGAGGGGTGGCTGCTGCCTTGCCCAGTATACAAAATTGAccgctaggtatgtgccactggatgaAGGTGAGAACTTTATTTGGTGTTGCGAAACTTTGGcccgggggagccgaaggctccatcaGGTCAaatcggtggctccgcccacgatatGTGCAGCTCAGTATGTACCTTTAAAGACAACAGCTTGGTGCATTGGGTATGTACTGTTTGGTATCTATCTGCTGAATAGCCGACTTGAGCTAGTAGGTAAGTGCAACAGGGTGGACCCCACTGGGCATGTTAGCATTCTTGGTCAATACCTAAGAATGGGTGTGTGCGATTTGGCAGGTTCTTAAATAGAcctgtgtctctccactttgtccttttcagtgcgctgcttcaccaatacggtatgattaTTCACCAACTCGCCAAACTTTCTATGTTACCAGACTTGAAGGAGATGATAGAAGAAATTATGTCAGTGCCTCAAAATTGAAGTGTGCGACAGAGAAGTTAAGTCAGCAACAGAAGCGAAAGAGCAAGGGGAAAAATGTAGACGAAGACCACCACTGCATGCACGCATTTATCGGGGAGCGTCGAGTGGGTGCAGAAGTGGATAGGTAGGACAAATGAAGTGACAACATTTTAGTAAACGGTACAAAAGCATTGGTTTACCGCAAATTTGCTGATATGCTTGGGAATATTAAATATTTTAGGGCAGCGTGAGATATAAAAGCATCTGCGGCTCCCATTCCATCTGGGAGTCGGTTTAAGGGAACCTTTCTTTGCTGTTTGTGAAGAACGCTGTTCCTGTTTAGCGATCGTTTCCTAGTAAAGACCACACTAACCAGTTAGGTATATTTTCACTGGTAAATGCCGTGTTCCATATATACTTTTGTTCTCGATAATGCGCGTGCCTTGCATGACGCTACAGGGATGACTATGATTAAAGAAATTCAACGACATGAAGACAGCTGCATAACTTAACACACCAACCATTACAAGAAATGACTGCCAAGAAATGATTACAATCGCATGAAAATGACGtaatgacgacgacgattcgaTAATGAAGGCATGCTGATGACAGCGTGGCGATAAGATGACGGAAAAGTTGTATCGCGAGAATAAGTCGACAAACGTAGAATGACGACTACTGATCAGAACGACGGCGTAATGACCAAGGCATAACGACAATGGCATAACCACAGTGGCATTGCTACGACAAAATAATGGCAATGTAATGACGCCAATGGTATGAAGGCAGCTGTGTAACAACGAAATGATAGGGCTTTACCTGCCAAAAGCACGATGCGATTGTGAGGAACGCCGTAGcggggtactccggaataatttggaccacctggggttctttaacgcgtgcctaaatctacgtacacgactgctttcgcatttcacccccatcgaaatgcggccgccgtggccgggatttgatctcgcgacctctgGCTTaccagcccagcaccatagccgccaagcaaccacggcgggtgacgaCTGTATAAAAACAAAGACATTACAACGATAGAAATACAATAACGCATGACAACGACGGCTCAAAAATGGCGGCGAGATGACGATAATATGACGACGCAGTGATGGGCGCATAACAAAGACGActtgacgatgacggcatgacgactaTGAATGACAATGACAGTAGGTGGACGACGATGCGACGATGATGCGATAATTGCATGAACACGGCGGCGTCATGACAAAGACATGACAGCAATGGAATGACATCGCAATGGCTACGTCATAATGACTACGATAGAAAGACCACGGCGGCCTGCAAATCGAAGAATGATGACAGGTAGAGAAGCGCCGTGCTGTATATAAACTATTCGGCAAGTGAGCAGGAGCGGGAAGGACGAAGGAAAAGTGAAACAAAGCTGCACTTTAAACAGCATACTCAAAAGACAAGTACATTGCTCACGCAGCAACGCTATTCGCCGCTTAGCATTTCGCACCACGGGTCCGTGGTCAAGTGGCACGAATATACGGGAAAACTGTTGTAGTGGGCATGTCTTTCAATCACAATATCGCTTGTTCTCAAGGTGCCTTCAGGACACCCTACTTCAGGCACACGGGTGTGGGACCACAGTCAAGAAACGTCTCCGGCTGCGTTCCGTGCTTTCATCGGCGCCTGCCGCAGGCCATCTAGAGAGCGATACTGAAACCACAATGCAGTGTAATTGATGAAGGCGGCGCACTAGCTTTAGGCAGTGAGGCTATGAATCAATTTCTGTTCCCGGCGTGATGCTTAGCACTAGTATTTCAGCATGATGATGATTCGCCCATCAATCCCTTATCCTCTCAAATGGTCTGCGGCGAGCTTGATAGTGCTAAAATCAATAAGATGGTCGCCAAAATGCTGCTCTCTCCTTTTGTATTGATCGCCTTCCAACCGATGCCAATGTGCGCACCGCTATAAACGCATACACATCTCCTCAATTATTTACCTTATCACAACAatacaaaataaaatatttacagTAACATTGTGTTTTGTCCAATAGTACGTCCTGTAGAATATTACTAAAGAGAATAAAAGATTATTTTTCTGTTAGCCATAGCGCTAAGAAATATAGCTTAAAAATAATTGAACAAAATGCAACACATCAGGAACAATTTATTCGTAATTGTTCTTCGGGGGAAGCCGCGAGACCCTAGGGCCATTTTGTGGTACCGTGCACCTTTGTACGTAACCGGTAGGTACGCAGGTACCATATACGCAATATCCCTTGCGACATACTTTTGAACTAGCGTATTGACGTTCTTGAAGTCTGTTCTCCAGTAGCTGTGAAGTAAGAAGAATATTTTGTGACATGGTGGATCAGCACATCCGTAAACGTTTGAAATTTACGACACCTTCTCTCCGTAAAAAGCTTTATCACAACAATGGTAAATTCACTGTAATTCCGGATCTACATAATTGCATTCTGCATCGCGCAAACGTAATTTTTGCGAAAGCGCACTAAATTTTCTTAAAACATGTTTGAAAATTGTTCCTGGCATACTGTAACGCTTCAAACCTCTTGGTATCCTCGATTACGTTAGCACTTTTGTATGACCGCTCAGTAAAACGTAATCTTTCAAGCACACGTAGAGAAGCAAGTAACGCACGCAATGAGTACCCGTTTTTTCGTTGTGTGATGACGCGTATTTCGCGAAAAGCGCCAAACTTCATTCGACTTCTGAAACATTCCTTGAGCTCGTTCATCTGGAACATCACCTGAGGCAGTGTAAATTAACTCTTTAGCGAAAATGATAGGAGGTCGAGATaaccgggcaccaacagccataaccgttggacatataaagtttattcctatcctatcctcgaGATAACAATTCGCTTCGTATCAACGCACTTTCTCCCAAAGCAGTTCCTGCTACTAGATTTCAGTGCTTTGTGTCAAACAAGAGTGTGTGACCTCAATTCAATAATGTCGACACAATAACTAAGTGTTGGCTGTAACAAGGACGATCTGCTCTCTTTCCTTAATTTTTACAGCTGAGATACGTGTACATGTTCGTTGAGCTCGGTCATTTTCTTCAGATATGCTTCGTTTCGCTTTGCAAATGAAATATTCTCCCATAACTTTGCATCAAGAGCGGAGGAAGGTAGTACGTTAAGTTTATTTCAAAAGTACCCTCTGCAGTCTTGGGTCTTTTACGCCCAGTTGTCAGCAAAGATTTCTTTTgggatttcttttatttctgaaTCTATTTCTGTTTGTAATGTTTACGCAACCTGAAGAAACTATATCCGATATACTGAAATTAAACGCTCTTCAAAATGAGACCGTTAGTTGCACTCCGCCGCCGCATCAGGATTCACTTCGATAGGGTAGATATTGCTAATGCAGTTTACTCGAACCAGTTCTAACTGTGCTAACCAAAATTTTCAGTTCATCCTACCAATAATTTTAAGTAAAAGCAATGCCAACAACAGTAATATATCCTTTATTGGATATTGCAATGTAATCAATAAGAATGTAAGAATGTAATCAATAATTTGTGATGCCCAGTAGACCTTCAGTTTGCGTAAATGTTTTCATGGAacttcttgatttttttttcaccgtgccagagtgttttttttttctttcgttctgcTGGTTTTATGTATTCAAACATATCTAAGGTAACCATGTGTATGTCTGTTGCGATTGTTGCTGCAATTGAGTATATAAATTTGTTGCGATATAACTGTGATCGTTGACAGAGGTTTGGTGTACTAAAATATACTATTATAGGCCTTAAGTCTCTCAAGCCCAATTTTTGCACCGTCTAGTCTGAGATTTTATCTCAAATTTGATCTCACTTTGCTTCAAGTAAAAGTTATGCAGTTTTTGAAAATGCTAACGAAGCATTCATATTCTGTGCACGAATATTAAAACCAAATATCGACAACTTTGTAAGGAACCATACCTATTCTGTAACAGGCATGCAAAAAAGTAAAGTGCAGCTAACTTTGTTTTAGTTGACAGTTAAAAACAGCATGTATAAAATCTGTGTCATTATGCATTTGCAGTTAAAAACAGCATTGGCTCTGCCAGACCGCTAGTTTTCCGCCAATTTATGCCTTTTTCATTGTAATTTTATAGCTGCCCACAATCTATAACCATTGGAAGTTACACGTCCCCTTTCACTTCTGACCAAATATATATTTGTAATTTCGATGAAAGAACTTGGGACAAGACGACAAAGATATCAGCTGCGGACGTTAGTTTTCTTTTGCTAGCTCCACAATGAAGGTACAACGAATGGCAAACGTAATCAATAAGTTATGTAACACAACTGATTCCGGTATTATCTCATCAAACTTGTTTCTGAATATTATTCTTCCAGCCAATACAGGGAGGAGAAACTTAACGTTCGAAGCCAGTACCCAGACCTCAATTAGTGGTCTACCACAATTCTACCACACCCCCGATTGTAACGCAGAGATATATTGCCACCCAAGTATCTAAAAAATAACTTGTTGGGGATTCTACCACACACATCTAATGAAACCTGAGCCAACGCATACCGTGCTGAAACAATTTTTGTGGAACACCTTAGCGGCTTGTCGTTATCGGAGTCCGATGACACCTCCTTTTCACTGTCGAGGACGCATGTCTCGGGAACGCCCAGCGCACGCGACGCTGCCTGGTTAGCCTTTTCTTCTGCCAGAAGGATCACCCTATACTTGAAGGAAACCTCGTAATGCAAACATCTTTTAAGTGCAAAGAATTTCTTggagaacatttgccactttgacagtatctatctatctagccgcctacgtctcttgctctcatggttgtttcattaccttggtaggtaccaaaattggcaatatgtaagacaagagtgtatgaaaacataaatgataggtcattgtATCAAtttcatgatatgcgtgtcatgtaggtcatgacaatgacccatcAAAAAGAGGTgattcaaaaaccactgatatgggttcggaaatgggtactaagtgaaggaaacactaaaggatgatggtagaaatcataggtactagcatgactcatcaaaaatgacaatgactcagcgaaaaagtaaCACCCAAAAGCCACTAAAATGGGTACTGACGTGGGTAATAAGAGAATGAAACTCTaaatgatgatgatagaagtcatagtcatgagcatgactcactgaaatgacaatgactcagcgaaaaaatataacactcaaaaaccactggaatggatttggacgtgggcactaagtgaaggaaacaccaacgAACGATAGTAaatgtcatagtcatgaacatgactcagcaaagtgacaatgactcagcaaaagaataTTAACACTCAATTACCATTGGAATGgatttggacgtgggcactaagtgaaggaaacactaacaggtgatggtagaagtcatagtcatgaccatgacttagaaaaaatgacaatgacatgactcagcaaaaaaagattaacattcaaaaaccaatcgaatgggttcggatgtacTAAGTGAAGATCAAAGGCTAAAAATATGATGACCAAAGTCATAATCaagagcatgactaaggctttcgccttaaggtctcttaggcatagccaaagggactcctggggactcatgacatgaatgtcatgacatacgtatcatgtaggtcatgaaacagccgcctacccttggtgctttcatggtcgtttcgttaacttgtcaTCTCCAGAATTTTCGTTTATTTATTGATTATACATCGagtattgattagctattgatttgctatcgattAGCTaacgcaaggtattggccatgtgtTTGGGCAAAGCTAaccactactaagtcatcccgaACATTTTTCGGAATTTTCcggattagttattgattggctatcaaatGGTTATCGATCATTGACTatgcttaagtagtcccaaccatgcttatctagacttaaccaggctcagcttcactagttcacaggggtaagtgccattgcgcttggaccctttgtgcaataccgccaggatcggcccacattttgtgAATTCAGTAGACACATTACGtccggcttaaacagttccgctgttaaaagcggTTAAGCAGAAATGCTATGACAGGCGTATAGCAAACTGGAAAATGGCAGCCACAAACCAAGGCCTAAATAAACAACGCCCTCctatgagcttttttttttaaatagaatCGGTTTTGTTTTTGGATTTCTACTAAAATTCGTTAAAATTGTATTGTGCATGTAAATTTGAACGCACCTTTTATTCAGTAAAAATGCGCGCTGGAGTCGTGCAAATACGCTACTTTATAAACGCAACAACACAAACAAAATTTTTATGAATAATACATGCTCAATGAACCATACCATCAAGCACGGCGTCCTATTAGGAACTTTGTATCGGAAAGGATAGTATGGGCAGTAGTATGTGCAGTCAGCATCgtactgaaaaataaaatataggcTTATGCAGTTCAAAAGTTGGTGCTCTTATGAAAAATATTGAGCTCAACAAAGAATAATAAAATATTATTCAAGTGTTATTCCTTACCATCAACTGATATGACTGTAGAACTTTGTGGACGCAGCCATTTCGATCTCTGTAATATCCTGAAACGTCAGCAAAATGTTTTAATTTACAACTACATCCAACTGGTGATGCtacatatttattttctttccacATAACGACAATTAATTGAAGAACAGTGGCAGTGAGAAAACCTGATGGCATTTGCGAAAACGCCCAGATAAACTCATTGCCTGTTCTTTTAACTTCCCTAGTAGGCACATACTTTTATCCCTtttaaaggtttttttttctcagtatcaGTGCCTAAACGTTACCGGATTATTGGTCAGCACAGCGCATCGTAGACATACCCTAATAGGTTATTTGAAAGTTGTTATAATTGCTGCCTTGTGCCACTTTATTTTAAGGTGACATCATAAAGTATATTGTTACCATAACTGGGATTCCagtgacggcagtttttccgccAACAGTTGAAAGTATGTCGTATTAGAGCATTAGTGATTTATTTAGTCACAGATGTGAGTACACTAAGCGCAAGTCTAACGCTTTTCATTTCCTTTAGAAACCCCTACATcggtttatttcttgtttctccgTAGAATTAATATTGACGTCAAGCGACCACCACATGGTCGTCTATTTGTCAGCATTGTAATTTAGGGAGTTTGTTCAAGCTATTGATTTGTTTTGGAAAAATCTATTGTATTTAACTTTAAGAAAGCGAGAACAATCACGCCCTATCAACAATCAAGCGTCTTGGCCACTTATTATATCCGGCGGCATCGGAAAATATAGAGACGCAATAAATACTCCCAGTGCATGGCGAATTGTGTACACG
This region of Dermacentor silvarum isolate Dsil-2018 chromosome 5, BIME_Dsil_1.4, whole genome shotgun sequence genomic DNA includes:
- the LOC119452450 gene encoding uncharacterized protein LOC119452450 isoform X1, with translation MRPFWYLVFFVGIVTSGDPSTNDVPGCGDAQPGSKEITTSTPTTAKETTSSTTTTEETTALSTTTTLSTTTKKGAREEDEKKYGYYRDRNGCVHKVLQSYQLMYDADCTYYCPYYPFRYKVPNRTPCLMLLENRLQERQYASSKVCRKGYCVYGTCVPTGYVQRCTVPQNGPRVSRLPPKNNYE
- the LOC119452450 gene encoding uncharacterized protein LOC119452450 isoform X2; protein product: MRPFWYLVFFVGIVTSGDPSTNDVPGCGDAQPGSKEITTSTPTTAKETTSSTTTTEGAREEDEKKYGYYRDRNGCVHKVLQSYQLMYDADCTYYCPYYPFRYKVPNRTPCLMLLENRLQERQYASSKVCRKGYCVYGTCVPTGYVQRCTVPQNGPRVSRLPPKNNYE